A section of the Carya illinoinensis cultivar Pawnee chromosome 12, C.illinoinensisPawnee_v1, whole genome shotgun sequence genome encodes:
- the LOC122289013 gene encoding pantothenate kinase 2 isoform X2: MAGLTEDPELGINDIKEETERNNKRIDKKVGVVAEESVQGEREMAPPAGGLIHRSGSRPQLDLSKAAIQGNFEERNPTILLPNQSDDISHLALDIGGSLIKLVYFSRHEDQSIRKKTVKERLGISNGNRRSYPILGGRLHFVKFETSKINDCLDFIYSKQLHRGGMDARWHSELPANENTVIKATGGGAYKFADLFKERLGVSLDKEDEMNCLVAGANFLLKAIRHEAFTHMEGHKEFVQIDHNELFPYLLVNVGSGVSMIKVDGDGKFQRVSGTNVGGGTYWGLGRLLTKCKSFDDLLELSQRGNNRTIDMLVGDIYGGMDYSKIGLSASTIASSFGKAISDNKELEDYRPEDISLSLLRMISYNIGQISYLNALLFGIKRIFFGGFFIRGHAYTMDTISFAVHFWSKGEAQAMFLRHEGFLGALGAFMSYEKHGLDDLMAHQLVERFPMGAPYTGGKIHGPPLGDLNEKISWMEKFLQKGTEITAPVPMAPPGTTGLGGFEVPSSKGGTLRSDASALNVGVLHLVPSLEVFPLLADPKTYEPNTIDLSDHSEFEYWFTVLSEHLQDLVDKAVASEGGTDDAKRRGDAFARAFSAHLARLLEEPAAYGKLGLANLLELREECLREFQFVDAYRSIKQRENEASLAVLPDLLIELDSMSEETRLLTLIEGVLAANIFDWGARACVDLYHKGTIIEIYRMSRNKMQRPWRVDDFDVFKERMLGSGDKKPPPHRRALLFVDNAGADVVLGMLPLARELLRRGTEVVLVANSLPALNDVTAMELPEIVAEAAKHCDILRRAAEAGGLLVDAMINTLDGYKENSSSVPLMVVENGCGSPCIDLRQVSSELAAAAKDADLIILEGMGRALHTNFNGRFKCDALKLAMVKNQRLAEKLINGNIYDCVCRYEPLR, translated from the exons ATGGCTGGCCTTACAGAGGACCCAGAACTTGGAATTAACGATATAAAGGAAGAGACAGAGAGGAATAACAAGCGTATAGACAAGAAGGTAGGTGTGGTTGCAGAGGAGAGTGTTCagggtgagagagagatggcCCCTCCAGCCGGCGGTTTGATTCATCGGTCCGGTTCAAGGCCTCAGCTCGACCTCAGCAAGGCTGCAATTCAAGGGAATTTTGAGGAGAGGAACCCCACAATTCTGTTGCCTAATCAGTCTGATGATATATCCCATCTGGCTCTTGATATTGGAG GATCACTCATTAAGTTGGTCTACTTCTCAAGACATGAGGACCAATCGATTAGGAAGAAGACTGTGAAGGAGAGATTGGGAATCTCCAATGGTAATAGGAGAAGCTACCCTATTCTTGGTGGGAGGCTTCATTTTGTGAAGTTTGAAACCAGCAAGATTAACGACTGTTTAGACTTTATTTATTCCAAGCAGCTTCACCGTGGTG GAATGGATGCTCGTTGGCATTCTGAGCTCCCGGCCAATGAAAACACTGTTATAAAG GCCACAGGTGGGGGAGCATACAAGTTTGCTGACCTCTTCAAGGAAAGGCTTGGGGTTAGTCTGGACAAAGAAGACGAAATGAATTGTCTCGTGGCTGGAGCAAATTTTTTGCTTAAG GCTATTCGCCATGAAGCTTTCACTCACATGGAGGGTCATAAAGAGTTTGTGCAGATTGACCACAATGAGTTGTTTCCTTATCTTCTCGTTAATGTTGGATCTGGTGTTAGCATGATCAAG GTTGATGGGGACGGGAAGTTCCAGCGGGTTAGTGGGACAAATGTTGGTGGTGGTACTTATTGGGGCTTGGGAAGGCTGTTAACAAAGTGCAAGAG ttttgatgaCTTGCTAGAGCTGAGTCAAAGGGGAAATAATAGGACCATAGACATGCTTGTTGGAGACATTTACGGTGGTATGGATTACTCCAAG ATTGGTCTCTCTGCGTCAACTATTGCTTCTAGTTTTGGCAAGGCTATTTCAGATAACAAGGAGCTTGAGGATTACAGACCTGAAGATATATCCCTTTCACTCTTACGAATGATTTCTTATAATATTGGTCAG ATCTCTTACTTGAATGCACTACTATTTGGGATAAAGAGAATATTTTTTGGAGGATTTTTTATCAGGGGGCATGCTTACACCATGGACACTATCTCCTTTGCTGTTCATTTCTG GTCAAAAGGAGAAGCGCAAGCAATGTTCTTGCGACATGAAGGGTTTCTGGGAGCTTTAGGTGCATTTATGAGCTATGAAAAACATGGTCTTGATGACTTGATGGCCCATCAGCTAGTTGAAAGGTTCCCAATGGGTGCACCATACACAGGAGGAAAGATTCACGGTCCACCACTTGGGGATTTGAATGAGAAG ATTTCATGGATGGAGAAGTTTTTGCAGAAAGGAACTGAGATTACTGCCCCTGTACCAATGGCTCCACCTGGAACTACTGGACTTGGAGGGTTTGAAGTTCCTTCATCCAAAGGAGGTACTCTGCGATCTGATGCAAGTGCTCTAAATGTTGGTGTTCTTCATCTGGTCCCCAGTTTAGAGGTGTTTCCATTATTGGCTGACCCAAAAAC GTATGAGCCTAACACTATTGATCTCTCGGATCACAGTGAGTTTGA GTATTGGTTCACTGTTCTGTCAGAGCATTTGCAAGACCTTGTTGATAAG GCAGTGGCAAGTGAAGGGGGAACCGATGATGCTAAAAGAAGGGGCGATGCTTTTGCCCGTGCATTTTCTGCACATCTGGCAAG GTTGCTGGAGGAGCCTGCAGCATATGGAAAGTTAGGCTTGGCCAATCTATTGGAGCTGAGGGAGGAGTGCTTGAGGGAGTTCCAATTTGTTGACGCCTATAGAAGTATAAAACAGAG GGAAAATGAGGCATCGCTTGCTGTTTTACCTGACCTTTTAATAGAGCTAGATAGCATGAGCGAG GAAACAAGGCTGCTAACTCTAATTGAAGGTGTTCTTGCTGCGAACATTTTTGACTGGGGAGCCCGTGCGTGTGTGGATCTCTATCATAAAGGCACAATCATTGAGATTTATAGAATGAGTCGCAATAAGATGCAAAGACCTTGGCGA GTGGATGATTTTGACGTATTTAAAGAGAGAATGTTAGGGTCTGGAGACAAGAAGCCTCCCCCACATAGAAGGGCTTTACTCTTTGTAGACAACGCTGGCGCTGATGTTGTTCTAGGGATGCTTCCCCTTGCAAGGGAACTCCTTCGACGTGGAACTGAA GTTGTTTTGGTTGCAAACTCACTCCCTGCTCTAAATGATGTAACTGCCATGGAGCTCCCTGAAATTGTAGCTGAGGCTGCCAAG CATTGTGACATTCTTCGCAGAGCTGCTGAAGCAGGAGGCTTACTTGTGGATGCAATGATCAACACCTTAGATGGTTATAAAGAAAATTCATCTTCGGTTCCATTGATGGTTGTTGAGAATGGGTGCGGGAGTCCATGCATTGACTTAAGGCAGGTCAGCTCTGAGCTAGCTGCTGCTGCAAAAGATGCCGATCTG ATTATTCTAGAAGGTATGGGTAGAGCTCTACACACCAACTTCAATGGTCGGTTTAAATGTGATGCCTTGAAG CTTGCAATGGTGAAGAATCAGAGGTTGGCAGAGAAATTGATTAATGGAAATATATACGACTGTGTTTGTAGATATGAACCGCTCAGATGA
- the LOC122289013 gene encoding pantothenate kinase 2 isoform X1, producing MAGLTEDPELGINDIKEETERNNKRIDKKVGVVAEESVQGEREMAPPAGGLIHRSGSRPQLDLSKAAIQGNFEERNPTILLPNQSDDISHLALDIGGSLIKLVYFSRHEDQSIRKKTVKERLGISNGNRRSYPILGGRLHFVKFETSKINDCLDFIYSKQLHRGGISKHPFNLDWVQRMDARWHSELPANENTVIKATGGGAYKFADLFKERLGVSLDKEDEMNCLVAGANFLLKAIRHEAFTHMEGHKEFVQIDHNELFPYLLVNVGSGVSMIKVDGDGKFQRVSGTNVGGGTYWGLGRLLTKCKSFDDLLELSQRGNNRTIDMLVGDIYGGMDYSKIGLSASTIASSFGKAISDNKELEDYRPEDISLSLLRMISYNIGQISYLNALLFGIKRIFFGGFFIRGHAYTMDTISFAVHFWSKGEAQAMFLRHEGFLGALGAFMSYEKHGLDDLMAHQLVERFPMGAPYTGGKIHGPPLGDLNEKISWMEKFLQKGTEITAPVPMAPPGTTGLGGFEVPSSKGGTLRSDASALNVGVLHLVPSLEVFPLLADPKTYEPNTIDLSDHSEFEYWFTVLSEHLQDLVDKAVASEGGTDDAKRRGDAFARAFSAHLARLLEEPAAYGKLGLANLLELREECLREFQFVDAYRSIKQRENEASLAVLPDLLIELDSMSEETRLLTLIEGVLAANIFDWGARACVDLYHKGTIIEIYRMSRNKMQRPWRVDDFDVFKERMLGSGDKKPPPHRRALLFVDNAGADVVLGMLPLARELLRRGTEVVLVANSLPALNDVTAMELPEIVAEAAKHCDILRRAAEAGGLLVDAMINTLDGYKENSSSVPLMVVENGCGSPCIDLRQVSSELAAAAKDADLIILEGMGRALHTNFNGRFKCDALKLAMVKNQRLAEKLINGNIYDCVCRYEPLR from the exons ATGGCTGGCCTTACAGAGGACCCAGAACTTGGAATTAACGATATAAAGGAAGAGACAGAGAGGAATAACAAGCGTATAGACAAGAAGGTAGGTGTGGTTGCAGAGGAGAGTGTTCagggtgagagagagatggcCCCTCCAGCCGGCGGTTTGATTCATCGGTCCGGTTCAAGGCCTCAGCTCGACCTCAGCAAGGCTGCAATTCAAGGGAATTTTGAGGAGAGGAACCCCACAATTCTGTTGCCTAATCAGTCTGATGATATATCCCATCTGGCTCTTGATATTGGAG GATCACTCATTAAGTTGGTCTACTTCTCAAGACATGAGGACCAATCGATTAGGAAGAAGACTGTGAAGGAGAGATTGGGAATCTCCAATGGTAATAGGAGAAGCTACCCTATTCTTGGTGGGAGGCTTCATTTTGTGAAGTTTGAAACCAGCAAGATTAACGACTGTTTAGACTTTATTTATTCCAAGCAGCTTCACCGTGGTGGTATTTCTAAGCATCCTTTTAATCTTGATTGGGTTCAAA GAATGGATGCTCGTTGGCATTCTGAGCTCCCGGCCAATGAAAACACTGTTATAAAG GCCACAGGTGGGGGAGCATACAAGTTTGCTGACCTCTTCAAGGAAAGGCTTGGGGTTAGTCTGGACAAAGAAGACGAAATGAATTGTCTCGTGGCTGGAGCAAATTTTTTGCTTAAG GCTATTCGCCATGAAGCTTTCACTCACATGGAGGGTCATAAAGAGTTTGTGCAGATTGACCACAATGAGTTGTTTCCTTATCTTCTCGTTAATGTTGGATCTGGTGTTAGCATGATCAAG GTTGATGGGGACGGGAAGTTCCAGCGGGTTAGTGGGACAAATGTTGGTGGTGGTACTTATTGGGGCTTGGGAAGGCTGTTAACAAAGTGCAAGAG ttttgatgaCTTGCTAGAGCTGAGTCAAAGGGGAAATAATAGGACCATAGACATGCTTGTTGGAGACATTTACGGTGGTATGGATTACTCCAAG ATTGGTCTCTCTGCGTCAACTATTGCTTCTAGTTTTGGCAAGGCTATTTCAGATAACAAGGAGCTTGAGGATTACAGACCTGAAGATATATCCCTTTCACTCTTACGAATGATTTCTTATAATATTGGTCAG ATCTCTTACTTGAATGCACTACTATTTGGGATAAAGAGAATATTTTTTGGAGGATTTTTTATCAGGGGGCATGCTTACACCATGGACACTATCTCCTTTGCTGTTCATTTCTG GTCAAAAGGAGAAGCGCAAGCAATGTTCTTGCGACATGAAGGGTTTCTGGGAGCTTTAGGTGCATTTATGAGCTATGAAAAACATGGTCTTGATGACTTGATGGCCCATCAGCTAGTTGAAAGGTTCCCAATGGGTGCACCATACACAGGAGGAAAGATTCACGGTCCACCACTTGGGGATTTGAATGAGAAG ATTTCATGGATGGAGAAGTTTTTGCAGAAAGGAACTGAGATTACTGCCCCTGTACCAATGGCTCCACCTGGAACTACTGGACTTGGAGGGTTTGAAGTTCCTTCATCCAAAGGAGGTACTCTGCGATCTGATGCAAGTGCTCTAAATGTTGGTGTTCTTCATCTGGTCCCCAGTTTAGAGGTGTTTCCATTATTGGCTGACCCAAAAAC GTATGAGCCTAACACTATTGATCTCTCGGATCACAGTGAGTTTGA GTATTGGTTCACTGTTCTGTCAGAGCATTTGCAAGACCTTGTTGATAAG GCAGTGGCAAGTGAAGGGGGAACCGATGATGCTAAAAGAAGGGGCGATGCTTTTGCCCGTGCATTTTCTGCACATCTGGCAAG GTTGCTGGAGGAGCCTGCAGCATATGGAAAGTTAGGCTTGGCCAATCTATTGGAGCTGAGGGAGGAGTGCTTGAGGGAGTTCCAATTTGTTGACGCCTATAGAAGTATAAAACAGAG GGAAAATGAGGCATCGCTTGCTGTTTTACCTGACCTTTTAATAGAGCTAGATAGCATGAGCGAG GAAACAAGGCTGCTAACTCTAATTGAAGGTGTTCTTGCTGCGAACATTTTTGACTGGGGAGCCCGTGCGTGTGTGGATCTCTATCATAAAGGCACAATCATTGAGATTTATAGAATGAGTCGCAATAAGATGCAAAGACCTTGGCGA GTGGATGATTTTGACGTATTTAAAGAGAGAATGTTAGGGTCTGGAGACAAGAAGCCTCCCCCACATAGAAGGGCTTTACTCTTTGTAGACAACGCTGGCGCTGATGTTGTTCTAGGGATGCTTCCCCTTGCAAGGGAACTCCTTCGACGTGGAACTGAA GTTGTTTTGGTTGCAAACTCACTCCCTGCTCTAAATGATGTAACTGCCATGGAGCTCCCTGAAATTGTAGCTGAGGCTGCCAAG CATTGTGACATTCTTCGCAGAGCTGCTGAAGCAGGAGGCTTACTTGTGGATGCAATGATCAACACCTTAGATGGTTATAAAGAAAATTCATCTTCGGTTCCATTGATGGTTGTTGAGAATGGGTGCGGGAGTCCATGCATTGACTTAAGGCAGGTCAGCTCTGAGCTAGCTGCTGCTGCAAAAGATGCCGATCTG ATTATTCTAGAAGGTATGGGTAGAGCTCTACACACCAACTTCAATGGTCGGTTTAAATGTGATGCCTTGAAG CTTGCAATGGTGAAGAATCAGAGGTTGGCAGAGAAATTGATTAATGGAAATATATACGACTGTGTTTGTAGATATGAACCGCTCAGATGA